Sequence from the Pirellulales bacterium genome:
TCCTCTAGCTTGACCAAATCCGTCGGTGGGCGCAGTCGGGTGTATTGGCCCGATGGGGGCAAATGTCTTGGCGGTTGAGAAACGCCCAAGCTGTCCTGGGCCGGGATTTCAAGATGGGACGGGGTGATCGGGGAAGTAGTCAACGTGGCGTGATCCGGAACATTTTCATCTTGCAATGCCGTATCCGGCAGCTCCGGCAGTTCCACGGTATTTTCGCACGCTTCCCCTGGTTGACAATTAATGTTGAGCGCTGGGTGCTTTAAAGATACGTCGTCGGGGGAATCACTCTCCTGGCTAAACCGCACGGGAATTTCTTTATCGCCAAAAGCGGGTGGTGAGTTATGGAGATTTGTAAACGACTTTGCGCGTGAAAGCAGTCGAGGTTCGACGGGCTGAAACCGGAATGACTTTACCGCCAGCGGAGCGGATCGCATACTTAATGAAAACACCGCCGCGATTTTGAATAGCTGTTCCCACGTCGTGCTTGTGACGCTTCCCGCGGGGAATTGCCATGCGGACGTTTCAGGGTGGACCTTGTCGCATGAATGGTTGGCCGGTTCCAGCAGCGACAGCGTCTGAATCGCAAGGGAGTTATCTGGCATGGCAAAAATTCGCGGGTCAGGGTTTTCCCGCATTTTGCGGTATGCAATGCGAGCTTAAGCCGCTTTGGCGGATAGTTTTTGCGCTTCTTCGATGGCTCCGCGAATTCGCCCAAAGGGTTCTTGCAGGTCCAAGGCCAGCTCAAACTCTTTGGCCACAGCTTGCAAGGTATTTTGATCTTCGTACCGGTCGGGCCAGACCGCCAGGCTTTGACCCGCACACGAAAAATTCAATAACTCGGCAATCTGAGGCTGGAGGAGCTTGTCTGCGGTTGGTGTTGCGGCTATCCGCAGGCCCGGGTTATTTTCTGGGATGGCCCAGGCCACGGGTTGAGTGGCATACTCGCGGACCGCTAGCATGGCCCGCAAATCGGTAAAAATCGCTAGCGGAATCTGGCTGGCCTTGGCTAACAGGGATTGGCCAATATGTTCGCCATACAGGTAAGGCTCAAGGGTCGGGCCATACAAGATTTGTTGGGCACGATTGGGCTTGACGGGCGCGGTGCAGTGAAACTCCAGCGGGCGACCATTGGTGTTGAGCAGCAGGTAACCTCCAAACAGCCCAAATTGCTCATGCTCCACAACCGTCAGGAAACCCCAACAGGGCGAAGTTTTTTGCTCACGTTGGGCCATAAACTTTTCCGGGTTATACTAACTTCACAGATGCGGCTTGGCGGGATAAGAAACCTCAAAGCGGTGGACGCCATAGGCTCACCCTATGCATCGGGGACAAGAGGGGGCGGACTTTAGCGGGATGTTCACTGGCAAAAGCGACAATATGGATCGATTAGTAAATTTAGGTATAGCAAGCGAGTGCTGGCAGAGGGATGCAAGCTAGCGGGAAAGGTTCCCTCTTAGCAACAATTTTTCCAACGGTTAATGCGGCTTATCATGGGTGAATTGCGCGTTGTTGAACCGGTCTTGCCGCTGGTGTGTGCTTTTAGCAGCGATCCCAACGCATTGGCCTATGCGAAGGAACGGTCGTGCGAATACTGGGGACCGATCGCCCTGGCCAGTCCGGAATTTGAATTTACGGAAACGACCTATTACGCGGCCAGCATGGGTGAGAGAATTCGCAAGTGCTTTTGGGTGTTCGAAAAGTTGGCCGATCCAGGGCAACTGGCCGATTGGAAGCTGTTGACCAATGGCTGGGAAAATTCACTCGCCACATCGCAGCACTGGATAAGCTGTAATAATTCTTTTTCACGGCCGATCAACATTGACCCTGGTTACATCACCCCGGCCAAGTTGGTGCTGGCCTCCACCAAGGATCACGCTCATCGGATCTATTTGTCACAAGGGATCTATGCCGAGATCACGCTGATGTATCGGCACGGGGGATGGCAGCATCATGAATGGACATTTCCCGACTACCGCCGGGGGGATTATCAAGAATTCTTTGCCGCGGCCCGGCGACATTTGAAGGAGCTATTGGCGGGGCGGGAACGCCAATAATTTGGCTTAAATTCGAGTGGGGCGGGATTCGCGACAGTGGCGGACAAATATGGTAAAATGGCGGAAATTGGCGTGTGATTTGCTTTTTACTGTGGGATATTTTCGATGGTCATCATTCGCTCGGCGATTTTTTTGGCGGTTATTTATGCGTGTGGCGCGGTCATTGGCTGGCAGCTAGCGCGGCAGGATTCCAGCCAACAGGGTAATTTTGCGCAGCAGTTAGGAGTGGCGGAGCTCCCCTCTGACCCAGTCGCATCCACCGAGGCCCGTGGGGATCAGGCCACTCCCCCCTCCCCTGCCCCGGAGAATGATTTTCCCCGCTGGGAAGTAACAGAAGGAGTCGAGCATCATTTTGGCACGATGACCATTTCCGGCGAGGGGGCGCACCAGTTTAAGATTCGCAATGTGGGGCAGCGGCCCTTAACGCTTAAGCTGCTGAATACTTCGTGCAAATGCACGCTGGCACAGATTTCAAATGCGGAAATTCCGGTGGGAGAATCAACCCCGGTGGAGTTAAAATGGACCGCGGAGGGGCGGCCCGGGCCATTTACGCAGACAGCCGTCATCGAAACTAACGACCCGGTCCGGCCACTTTTGCGATTAACGATTAAGGGGCGTCTGGCCCCTTCCAGTCTGATCGATCCGACGGAACTGCTATTTACCGAAATTTCCAGCGGCACTCCGGCCACCGCGGAATTCTCGCTCAGGCATTTTATCTTGCGGGAACTTCCTCAACCGAACTGGAAATGGCAGGATGCCAGCACGGCGGAGTATTTTCAGGTTGAATTTCGCCCGTTGACCCCCGAGGAATTGGCTGAAAATGGGGTTGCGGCCTTGACCGGTTGGCGGGGCATCGTAACGGTGCGTCCGGGGTTGCCCCTGGGGAATTTTCGCCAAGCCTTGCTGCTGAATTGGCCAGGCGGGGAAATAGCGGAAACGTTGATTCCCGTGCAGGGAACGATCACCGGGGCGGTCAGTCTGGTGGGGGGGCCAAACTGGAACAGCGATCTGCAGATTTACGAATTTCCAGAAATTGTGACACGGGAAGCCCGCTCCCAAGGTTTGTATCTCTTATTAAAAGGTGACCAGCGGCAGGTCTTGCAACCACGACTGATAAAGGCCCAACCGTCATTCCTAAGAGTGGAATTTGGCGATCCCGAGTTCCTAACCGCCACGGAACAGACCAAAGTTCCCGTAACAGTGGTCGTCCCCGCGGATAGCCCGGCTGGCTCTCATACGGGCGAAGGGAAGAGCCGCGCGGGACGGGTGATGATCGAGACCGGCATCCCCAATTATCCCCAAGTTCGCATCTTCGCCAAATTTGTAAAGGAATAATTCGCCTGCTAGCACGCATCCCGCGCTGAATTGGCGGGGGAGAGTTGAGTCTTGCTTGATTGTGTGGCTTTTGTGTAGCATCTTGCTCGTTTTGCGGCATTGCCGTTGGACAGTTTGTCACCCCCGAGGTTGGGACTTATGCTTCGATTTTCGGCACAGCGGATTTGGCCGGTTGTTATCGGCGGGTTGTTTATAGCGGCGTTGATTCTCATACTGGTCCGGGAGCGTCCCGCCGACCGGCCGGATCATTTACCCTGGCGGCCCGAGCGCGTTTCTTCCGACCAGCGACCTGACAACCAGCGCGTGTTGGCCGGCCCCGCGGGAGCCGTACGCAACGCTGATGGCACCTTTGGCAAGGATCGGATCGACCCGGTCAAACTGAACGGACCGATTTTTGAGGGGTGGGATGCCCCCGCCCCCCCGCGGGCGGTGATTTTGCTGTCGGGCGCGCAAAACGGCTATATTGAGCCTTGCGGCTGCGCTGGACTGGAAAATCAAAAAGGGGGGATGAGCCGCCGTCACGAATTGATTATCAGCCTGGTACAAAAGAAATGGCCGCTCGTGGCGATCGATGCCGGCGGATTGGTTAAGGAACAAAGTTTTGGCAAGCAGGCCGTGCTAAAGTACACCGCCGCCGTGGCTTCCTTAAAGGCGATGAAATACTCGGTGATCGGCTTTGGAGCGCCTGAACTGCGCTTGCCCGTGGACGAGGTTATTTCTGTCACCGCCCAGGATGGCGCGGAGCCTAGCCCCTTTGTGTCCGCCAATGTCGCGCTATTGACTTTTGCCGATCAATTGACCGATCCCGCCCGTGTCGTGACGGTCAACGGGCTAAAAATTGGCGTAACTTCCGTCATTACCAAACAGGAATTTCAGCAGCTCAATAATCAAAATTTGGAATTCAAACCCCCCGCGACCGCCCTGGCCGAAATTGTTCCGACCCTGGTCAAGGCAAATTGCCAACGCCTGATCCTGTTATGCCATGGCGAGGAAAAAGACGCGGTGGAACTCGCTCAAAAATTTCCCCAATTTACCGACATTGTCATCACGCAAGGCTCGGACGAACCGGCCGCACAGCCCAAAACCATCCCCGGCACCAAAACCCTCTTGTTAGAAACGGGCCATAAGGGAATGTTTGTCGTGGCCCTGGGCCTATATGACAATCCCCAACAACCGGTTCGCTATCAGCGCGTCCCCTTGGATGCCCGGTTTGGCGATTCCCCGGCGATCACCCAAATATTTACCACCTATCAAGAACAACTACGCGATCTGGGCCTCAAGGGCCTGGGGCTGGAAAAATCCCCGCCGCATCCCAGCGGGCGGGCGTTTATCGGGTCGGAGGCGTGCGGCGATTGCCATACCAAGGCCTACAAGATATGGAAGGATTCCGGCCACGCCGGGGGAACGGACACGCTGGTGGAGCTGACTCCCCCTCGAATTCATGATCCCGAATGCCTGAGCTGCCATGTGACGGGCTGGGATCCCCAACGTTATTTTCCCTACACCAGTGGATATCTGGGTCAAAAGGAAACTCCCTTACTCGAAGCCAATGGTTGCGAAAACTGCCACGGCCCGGGAAAAAAACACGCGCAAGCGGAGTTGGGCGAGACTCAACTGACAGAGCAGCAGATTGGCGAATTGCGAAATAGCATGAAAGTCACATTGGCCGATATGAAAAAGACGGGGTGCGCCCAGTGCCATGATATTGATAACAGTCCCGCGTTCAACTTTGAGACCTATTGGCCCGAGGTGGAGCATTACGGGAAAGATTAACCCTCGAGGTTAATAATCCTATCAACCAGCCAATCGCCAAAAAACAACAGCCCGTGGTATTCGCCAGATAGCCTTATAGTTCAGGCTAAGGGCAAAAACCACGGGCTGCGTTATGAATCCAAACTTAATTTGGATCAGTGGTCAGTAATAATTTTCAATCCTGGGCAAAAGGGTAAACTAGGCGGCTTTGCGTCGGGCAAAAGCCACGCCCCCGGCAACCGCCAATAAACCCAGCATAATGGCCGAAGGTTCTGGCACTGGCAGGGGAGCCACGGCAAAACCGCCGGTAAAGTCATAAGGGGTGGCGGCGGGACCGACGATTGCGCCGTTGGTCGTGGCACCCGTGGCCAAATCCACATCATATAGTAAATAAGCGCCTCCGGCCGTGGCGGTTCGTTGAAAGACGGCAAAACCGCTGTCGCCTACCAACGAGGTGTCTGTGTTACCGGGGATGGTGTAAATATCAAAGCCGATACCACTGAGGGCGTCAATGGTCACGCCAAAAGGCCCGACGCTAGTCACCGTGCCCGCGTTTGGCGGATTTTGAATGAGCAATTCGTCATTACGCGAGTCCATGTCAAACAAGGTGGTAGCTCCCCCAATGGTGGGATTGTTGTTGATGTAGGCGGCTCCGTCCACAAACGGGGACGCACCACTGCCAAATAGCAACTGGCCATCCACCCCGGCAATGCCGCCGGTCGCGGAATGCAGCCGCAAATTGGATCCGCCGCTGGCCACTAACCGAATGCGCATGCTGCCGTCCGACATTTGCAGCGTCGTGGGGTTAAAGTCAAAGCCGAACTTTTGATTGCCTAATAAATCGTAACCAACCCCGGTCGAGGTAAAGCCCGCTCCGACGGGCGTCGCCACCGCGGTGTTTAGGTCGATGGTATACAATTGCGAGGTATTAGGCCCGATATCAATCGCATACAGCGAGAGTGAACCAGGGCGAAAGTCGATGGCTTCGGGGATGGAATTCAGCGCGATCCCGCTGATCACGCCCACGTCGTTCACCACCGACGGCGTATTAACATCAAACCAAAACAGTTTGCCCGTGGAGTCCACGCCATAGGCCTGTTGGGCCGAGGCAGTCGCAGTCCAGCAAACCAAAGCGCAGAGTGTCAAACCGACCCAGGCAAGTTGTCGCAACATGTTGTCACCTTACTCAATTGAAGTAAAAAAGCAGAAACTTAGAAACGCAAAACCAACAGCTTCTAGAAACTATGCCGAACCAAACCAATTCTTGAAATTCAGTAGCTGCTCAAAAATACAGACGTCGAATCCAAATAATTAAACACTAACGGCGCTGATAAATGCCTGTTTCCAGGGTGCCAAGTTAAACAGAATCTAAAACCTGGCTAGCTGCCTGTCAATGATTTCGTCGATTAAATATTTGTAAGTCTAGACCGCTTTCTTGGCCTGATAGGCTTTTAGCGTCTTTTGCAGTTCTTTTTTTAGCTCTTTCTCGTCCGCGGGGACTTTTTCCACAGCCTGGGACTGAAATTCGATGGCTTTGTCCACATTACCCTTTTCATAATGAGCGCGGGCGAGGGTGTCCAAAATTTCCGGGGCCTCCCCCTTGGCCACGGTATTGGCACGCTCCGCCACTTTCAGGGATAGGTCCAAATCCCGTTCGGACAAGTCCTCGGTATCGAGAATCGCCCAAGAGATTTCGTTAAGGGTTTCGGCGTCATCCTTGTATTCCTCTAGCAATTTGTCCCCCATTTTGTAGGCTTCCGTGGTCGCATCCATCTCGATGAGGGTCAAAAATTTGAGCGCATTGGCTTCTTTGGCGGCATCGGGTTCCAGCTTAACTAGTTCATCGATCGCGGCCAGGGCCTCGTCCGGTTTTTGACCTTCGATCGCGGCGTCTAATTTATCCTGGATTTCTAGCAATTTGCGATTCTGGATCGCCGCCGCCAGGTATTCACTTTTGGCTTTTTCTATATCCCACTTTTTTTCTACAATTTGCGGGAGTATCGGGGCGAGTTCATCGGGATGGCCAATCCAGGCGATTTTTTGGTTTTGGACGACAAACACCACGGGGATGGAATCTTGTTCGGCCGCGTCCAGCCAATTGAGCGTCATGGCCCCTTCCTCTCCTTCCTCCATGTCATCTAACGCCATGGAATAAGTCAGCTTTTTACCCAGTTTTTTTACAAAATCCGCCGCATCTCCTGATTCATCCTCCGAAATGCAAATACCCAAAAACACCACTCCCTGGTCGGTGAATTTTTGCTGCAATTTGCTCAACTCGGGGATCGTTTTTTTACACGGTTCGCACCAAGTCGCCCAAAAGTCCAGAACGTAAATTTTATCGGGGGCAAATTCCGTTACTTTCTCGCCGTTAATCCATTCCGCGACGGCGATTTTTGGAGCGGGTGCACCCGGAAGGAGGTGAGGCTCTGGTTCGGCGGCGCTGCCTTGCGGCAAACCGTAACCCATGCCCACTACTGCCATCACACCCCAGATGATCCCCATGAGATAGCGAAACATGTGCATCCTTCCTAAAAAAGCGGGAAAAATCGCGGTTGGAATTCTAGCTGCGTGTCGTGGGTAGGGATAATTGTAACGCTGTCTCAGATAGAATTCACTACCGCTGAAAAAACACGAAACGCAAAGGGATTGCGATTTTTAGAGTCAAAAATCAAAACCGGGTGAATTTTTACAGAATTCTGTAGCAATTGACCGGGGTCTTGCTGTATGATCACCAAAAGGGAATTGTTGGCTATTCTGTCGGCATTTTGCCCAAAATTGTCGGGACTTTGGACGTTTATTCAGGTCCCATTGATTGGTAAACCATCTGTTTACCGATGGATTCGTAGGGGAATCACACGGTTGGCATTTAGATGTTTTGCGGGATGAGTAAGTCGGCTCCGCGACTGGTAACTCATCGTATTGCCCAGACATCAATTTTCCGGGGGAACATATTTATGCGCTCGACTCGTCATGCCTTTACCTTGGTCGAATTGCTGGTGGTGATTGCCATCATCGGGATTCTGGTTGCTTTGCTGTTGCCTGCCATTCAGCAGGCGCGGGAAGCCGCCCGTCGCACCGAATGCATCAACAACTTAAAGCAATTGGGATTAGGTTTTCAAAACCACCTGTCCGTGAATAAGTTTTACCCCACGGGGGGCTGGGGTTGGTTGTGGACTGGTGATCCGGATCGTGGCTACAACACGCGTCAACCAGGCGGTTGGGCGTACAACGTGTTGGAGTTTTGCGAGGAAAAAACCATTCGCAACCTGGGCAAAGGTTTAGCCGCCAACCAAAAGCGGGCCGCCGCGACAAAGGCCATTCAATCCCCTTTTACAATGTTGTTATGTCCAACGCGCCGCACCAAAGTGCTCTTTGCGTTTAAGCTTGGGACATTGTGCCGGAATTGCGACAATGCCAATCCTCCACTGGTGGCTCGTTCCGATTATGCCGCGAACGCCGGGACGCGGTTTGCAAATAACGAAATCGGCGAAGGCCCCGGTTCGCTTACCGACGGCGATGCGACATTTTTTAATACTGGCGGTTGGGCTGATTACATCAAACGCTGCGATGGCGTTTCTTATGTTCGTTCCAAAGTTACCGTCAAAAATGTCACCGATGGAACTTCCAAGACGATCGCCTTGGGCGAAAAGTTTTTGGATGTCAGTAAATACGAATCGGGCGATGATCCCGCCGACAACGAGCACTGCTACGTCGGTTTTGACAACGATATGTTCCGCACGGTCTTTAATCGCAGCGACAATGACCCGCGCGTGGATTCAACCAATAACATCGATACCCGCAATCGATTTGGTGGTCCGCATACGTCCACTTGGAATGCCATGATGACCGATGGGTCGGTGCAAACCATCAGCTTTGACGCCAATTTTGAAATTATTCAACGTTTGGCCTCGCGCAATGATGGCAAAACGGTCGCCGTGCCCAAGTAGCCCCCCTCAGCCTTCGTTTGCCAGCTTCTAAGCTCTATTGCCGTAACTCCACACCCAGCGCATGCCGCTGGGTGTTTTTGTTTGCTAAAATAGGCGTAAAAAGTAACAGGACCGGAACGAGTACACATTTAGAACTTATAAACCGCCAAATCTCTGACCAACCACG
This genomic interval carries:
- a CDS encoding DUF4416 family protein, translated to MGELRVVEPVLPLVCAFSSDPNALAYAKERSCEYWGPIALASPEFEFTETTYYAASMGERIRKCFWVFEKLADPGQLADWKLLTNGWENSLATSQHWISCNNSFSRPINIDPGYITPAKLVLASTKDHAHRIYLSQGIYAEITLMYRHGGWQHHEWTFPDYRRGDYQEFFAAARRHLKELLAGRERQ
- a CDS encoding DUF1573 domain-containing protein, coding for MVIIRSAIFLAVIYACGAVIGWQLARQDSSQQGNFAQQLGVAELPSDPVASTEARGDQATPPSPAPENDFPRWEVTEGVEHHFGTMTISGEGAHQFKIRNVGQRPLTLKLLNTSCKCTLAQISNAEIPVGESTPVELKWTAEGRPGPFTQTAVIETNDPVRPLLRLTIKGRLAPSSLIDPTELLFTEISSGTPATAEFSLRHFILRELPQPNWKWQDASTAEYFQVEFRPLTPEELAENGVAALTGWRGIVTVRPGLPLGNFRQALLLNWPGGEIAETLIPVQGTITGAVSLVGGPNWNSDLQIYEFPEIVTREARSQGLYLLLKGDQRQVLQPRLIKAQPSFLRVEFGDPEFLTATEQTKVPVTVVVPADSPAGSHTGEGKSRAGRVMIETGIPNYPQVRIFAKFVKE
- a CDS encoding multiheme c-type cytochrome, coding for MLRFSAQRIWPVVIGGLFIAALILILVRERPADRPDHLPWRPERVSSDQRPDNQRVLAGPAGAVRNADGTFGKDRIDPVKLNGPIFEGWDAPAPPRAVILLSGAQNGYIEPCGCAGLENQKGGMSRRHELIISLVQKKWPLVAIDAGGLVKEQSFGKQAVLKYTAAVASLKAMKYSVIGFGAPELRLPVDEVISVTAQDGAEPSPFVSANVALLTFADQLTDPARVVTVNGLKIGVTSVITKQEFQQLNNQNLEFKPPATALAEIVPTLVKANCQRLILLCHGEEKDAVELAQKFPQFTDIVITQGSDEPAAQPKTIPGTKTLLLETGHKGMFVVALGLYDNPQQPVRYQRVPLDARFGDSPAITQIFTTYQEQLRDLGLKGLGLEKSPPHPSGRAFIGSEACGDCHTKAYKIWKDSGHAGGTDTLVELTPPRIHDPECLSCHVTGWDPQRYFPYTSGYLGQKETPLLEANGCENCHGPGKKHAQAELGETQLTEQQIGELRNSMKVTLADMKKTGCAQCHDIDNSPAFNFETYWPEVEHYGKD
- a CDS encoding DUF4394 domain-containing protein codes for the protein MLRQLAWVGLTLCALVCWTATASAQQAYGVDSTGKLFWFDVNTPSVVNDVGVISGIALNSIPEAIDFRPGSLSLYAIDIGPNTSQLYTIDLNTAVATPVGAGFTSTGVGYDLLGNQKFGFDFNPTTLQMSDGSMRIRLVASGGSNLRLHSATGGIAGVDGQLLFGSGASPFVDGAAYINNNPTIGGATTLFDMDSRNDELLIQNPPNAGTVTSVGPFGVTIDALSGIGFDIYTIPGNTDTSLVGDSGFAVFQRTATAGGAYLLYDVDLATGATTNGAIVGPAATPYDFTGGFAVAPLPVPEPSAIMLGLLAVAGGVAFARRKAA
- a CDS encoding redoxin family protein, with amino-acid sequence MFRYLMGIIWGVMAVVGMGYGLPQGSAAEPEPHLLPGAPAPKIAVAEWINGEKVTEFAPDKIYVLDFWATWCEPCKKTIPELSKLQQKFTDQGVVFLGICISEDESGDAADFVKKLGKKLTYSMALDDMEEGEEGAMTLNWLDAAEQDSIPVVFVVQNQKIAWIGHPDELAPILPQIVEKKWDIEKAKSEYLAAAIQNRKLLEIQDKLDAAIEGQKPDEALAAIDELVKLEPDAAKEANALKFLTLIEMDATTEAYKMGDKLLEEYKDDAETLNEISWAILDTEDLSERDLDLSLKVAERANTVAKGEAPEILDTLARAHYEKGNVDKAIEFQSQAVEKVPADEKELKKELQKTLKAYQAKKAV
- a CDS encoding DUF1559 domain-containing protein → MRSTRHAFTLVELLVVIAIIGILVALLLPAIQQAREAARRTECINNLKQLGLGFQNHLSVNKFYPTGGWGWLWTGDPDRGYNTRQPGGWAYNVLEFCEEKTIRNLGKGLAANQKRAAATKAIQSPFTMLLCPTRRTKVLFAFKLGTLCRNCDNANPPLVARSDYAANAGTRFANNEIGEGPGSLTDGDATFFNTGGWADYIKRCDGVSYVRSKVTVKNVTDGTSKTIALGEKFLDVSKYESGDDPADNEHCYVGFDNDMFRTVFNRSDNDPRVDSTNNIDTRNRFGGPHTSTWNAMMTDGSVQTISFDANFEIIQRLASRNDGKTVAVPK